From Pagrus major chromosome 9, Pma_NU_1.0, the proteins below share one genomic window:
- the ankrd44 gene encoding serine/threonine-protein phosphatase 6 regulatory ankyrin repeat subunit C isoform X1: MAVLKLADQPPLIQAIFSGDPEEIRMLIYKSEDINALDAEKRTPLHAAAFLGDAEITELLILSGARVNAKDNMWLTPLHRAVASRSEEAVRVLIRHSADVNARDKNWQTPLHVAAANNALRCAEVIIPLLSSVNVSDRGGRTALHHAALNGHTEMVNLLLTKGANINAFDKKDGRALHWAAFMGHLDVVCLLVSQGAEISCKDKRGYTPLHTAASSGQIAVVKHLLNLAVEIDESNGFGNTALHLACFNGQDAVVSELIDYGANVSQPNNKGFTPLHFAAASTHGALCLEFLVNNGADVNVQSRDGKSPLHMTAVHGRFTRSQTLIQNGGEIDSVDKDGNTPLHIAARYGHELLINTLITSGADCTRRGVHGMFPLHLAALNAHSDCCRKLLSSGRRFSIMCNDSVLSAGFQIDTPDTLGRTCLHAAAAGGNVECVKLLLSSGGEHNRRDKCGRTPLHYAAASRHYQCLETLVACGTAINATDQWGRSALHYAAASDLDRRRRVALEPESEGVQAEREKEAALCLEFLLQSGATASLKDKQGYSPVHYAAAYGHRHCLELLLDRDDSHQDDPESPNARSPLHLAAYHGHAQALEVLLQGETEVDQRDEAGRTPLALAALRGHTDCVHTLLSQGASPRTTDTQHGRTPVHLAVMNGHTTCVRLLLDESDSADLTDAADSQGQTPLMLAVAGGHVDAVSLLLEREANVNVANKHGLTALHLGLLCGQEECIQCLLEQEASVLLGDSRGRTSIHLAAARGHASWLSELLSIACSEPPSLPPLRDHSGYTPLHWACYYGHEGCVEVLLEQKGCRCIDGNPFTPLHCAVVNDHEPCASLLLEAMGSDIAGCKDAKGRTPLHAAAFSGHVDCVQLLLSHDAPVDAADQSGRTSLMMAAEKGRVGALEVLLTSANASLSLTDRDGNTTLHLACSNGKEDCVLLILEKLSDTALINATNAALQTPLHLAARSGLKQAVQELLSRGANVQKVDENGLTPALACAPSREVADCLALILATMMPFCSPCSSGAPSPGALLRQLPHQGGKGPGTGPRGPRSPRNPSGPSSEGTTENDSEDSETF; the protein is encoded by the exons GAGGCCGTGCGAGTTTTGATCCGCCATTCAGCTGATGTGAACGCACGGGACAAGAACTGGCAGACACCGCTGCATGTGGCTGCAGCCAATAACGCACTGCGATGTGCTGAGGTCATCATCCCGCTGCTGAGTAGTGTCAATGTGTCGGACCGAGGCGGACGCACCGCCCTGCATCACGCAGCCCTCAACGGCCACACTGAG atGGTAAACCTCCTCCTCACTAAAGGAGCCAACATCAACGCCTTCGATAAGAAGGATGGCCGAGCGCTGCACTGGGCAGCTTTCATGG GTCATCTAGATGTGGTGTGTCTGCTGGTGAGTCAGGGGGCGGAGATCAGCTGTAAGGACAAACGGGGATACACTCCCCTCCACACGGCGGCCTCCAGTGGACAGATCGCTGTGGTCAAACACCTCCTCAACCTGGCTGTGGAG ATAGATGAGTCCAATGGGTTTGGGAACACGGCGCTCCACTTGGCCTGTTTTAACGGTCAGGACGCGGTCGTCAGCGAGCTCATCGATTACGGTGCCAACGTGAGCCAGCCCAACAACAAGGGCTTTACCCCACTGCACTTTGCTGCCGCCTCCACACATGGAGCGCTCTGTCTGGAGTTCCTGGTCAACAATGGGGCGGATGTCAACGTACAG AGTCGGGATGGGAAGAGTCCTCTTCACATGACAGCCGTTCATGGGCGGTTCACTCGCTCCCAGACCCTCATTCAGAACG gcGGTGAGATCGACAGTGTGGACAAGGACGGCAACACCCCTCTCCACATTGCTGCCCGTTATGGTCATGAACTCCTCATCAACACACTCATCACCAGTGGAGCAGACTGCACAAG GCGAGGAGTCCATGGCATGTTCCCTCTCCACCTGGCTGCCTTGAATGCCCACTCTGACTGCTGCAGGAAGCTGCTGTCCTCAG GTCGGAGGTTTAGCATAATGTGTAACGACTCGGTCCTGTCCGCAGGCTTCCAGATAGACACTCCTGACACTCTGGGGAGGACCTGCCTgcacgctgctgctgccggaGG TAACGTGGAGTGTGTCAAGTTGCTCCTCAGCAGTGGTGGAGAACACAACAGGAGGGATAAGTGCGGCAG GACCCCCCTCCACTACGCGGCTGCCAGCCGTCACTATCAGTGTTTGGAAACTCTGGTTGCTTGTGGAACCGCCATCAATGCCACTGACCAGTGGGGGCGCTCTGCCCTGCACTATGCCGCCGCCTCGGACCTGGACAGGAG GCGTCGTGTTGCTCTGGAGCCAGAGAGTGAAGGAGTTCAGGCGgagcgagagaaagaggcagCCCT ATGTTTAGAGTTCCTCCTCCAGAGTGGAGCGACGGCTTCTCTCAAAGACAAACAGGGATACAGTCCTGTGCACTACGCTGCAGCCTATGGACACAGGCACTGTCTGGAACTG CTGCTGGACAGAGACGACAGTCACCAAGACGACCCTGAATCTCCAAACGCCAGGAGCCCGCTGCACCTTGCt GCGTACCACGGCCACGCTCAGGCCCTGGAGGTGCTGCtgcagggggagacagaggTGGACCAGCGGGACGAGGCAGGGAGGACACCTCTGGCCCTTGCCGCCCTGCGGGGTCATACTGACTGTGTTCACACCCTCCTCAGCCAGGGGGCGTCGCCACGCACCACCGACACCCAACATGGGCGTACCCCTGTCCACCTGGCAG TGATGAATGGTCACACGACATGTGTGCGCCTCCTGCTGGATGAGTCGGACAGTGCAGACCTCACAGATGCTGCTGACTCTCAGGGACA GACTCCTCTGATGCTGGCGGTGGCGGGGGGTCATGTTGATGCTGTGTCgctgctgctggagagagaAGCCAACGTCAATGTGGCCAATAAGCACGGCCTCACTGCACTGCACCTCGGG CTGCTGTGTGGTCAGGAGGAGTGTATCCAGTGTCTGTTGGAGCAGGAAGCCTCGGTTCTCCTCGGGGACTCGCGAGGTCGTACCTCCATCCACCTGGCCGCCGCCCGAGGCCACGCCTCCTGGCTGAGCGAGCTGCTGAGCATCGCCTGTTCTGAGCCGCCATCCCTGCCCCCGCTGAGAGACCACAGTGGATACACACCGCTGCACTGGGCCTGCTACTACG gtcaTGAGGGCTGTGTGGAGGTTTTGCTGGAGCAGAAGGGCTGTCGCTGTATTGATGGGAACCCCTTCACCCCGCTGCACTGTGCTGT GGTGAACGATCACGAGCCCTGTGcatctctgctgctggaggccaTGGGGTCAGACATCGCTGGCTGCAAGGACGCTAAGGGCAg gACTCCTCTTCATGCTGCAGCGTTCTCGGGCCACGTCGACTGTGTCCAGCTGCTCCTGTCCCACGATGCACCTGTCGATGCTGCAGACCAATCAGGTCGCACCTCACTGATGATGGCGGCTGAGAAGGGCAGAGTCGGAGCCCTCG AGGTGCTGCTGACTAGCGCCAACGCCAGCCTCAGTCTGACGGACAGAGATGGCAACACCACCCTGCATCTAGCTTGCAGTAAT GGAAAGGAAGACTGTGTGTTGTTGATCCTGGAGAAGCTGTCTGACACTGCACTCATAAATGCCACAAATGCAGCGCTGCAAAC TCCTCTCCACCTGGCGGCTCGAAGTGGTCTGAAGCAGGCGGTCCAGGAGCTGCTGTCCCGAGGAGCCAATGTTCAGAAGGTGGATGAGAACG GTCTGACCCCTGCTCTGGCTTGTGCTCCTAGCAGAGAGGTGGCTGACTGTCTGGCTCTCATTCTGGCTACCATGATGCCTTTCTGCTCCCCTTGCAGCTCCGGGGCTCCCTCCCCAGGCGCCCTGCTGAGGCAGCTGCCCCACCAGGGGGGTAAAGGCCCAGGCACCGGCCCACGGGGGCCACGCAGCCCCAGGAACCCCTCCGGACCCTCCAGCGAGGGAACCACCGAGAACGACTCGGAAGACTCGGAGACCTTCTGA
- the ankrd44 gene encoding serine/threonine-protein phosphatase 6 regulatory ankyrin repeat subunit C isoform X3 translates to MAVLKLADQPPLIQAIFSGDPEEIRMLIYKSEDINALDAEKRTPLHAAAFLGDAEITELLILSGARVNAKDNMWLTPLHRAVASRSEEAVRVLIRHSADVNARDKNWQTPLHVAAANNALRCAEVIIPLLSSVNVSDRGGRTALHHAALNGHTEMVNLLLTKGANINAFDKKDGRALHWAAFMGHLDVVCLLVSQGAEISCKDKRGYTPLHTAASSGQIAVVKHLLNLAVEIDESNGFGNTALHLACFNGQDAVVSELIDYGANVSQPNNKGFTPLHFAAASTHGALCLEFLVNNGADVNVQSRDGKSPLHMTAVHGRFTRSQTLIQNGGEIDSVDKDGNTPLHIAARYGHELLINTLITSGADCTRRGVHGMFPLHLAALNAHSDCCRKLLSSGRRFSIMCNDSVLSAGFQIDTPDTLGRTCLHAAAAGGNVECVKLLLSSGGEHNRRDKCGRTPLHYAAASRHYQCLETLVACGTAINATDQWGRSALHYAAASDLDRRRRVALEPESEGVQAEREKEAALCLEFLLQSGATASLKDKQGYSPVHYAAAYGHRHCLELLLDRDDSHQDDPESPNARSPLHLAAYHGHAQALEVLLQGETEVDQRDEAGRTPLALAALRGHTDCVHTLLSQGASPRTTDTQHGRTPVHLAVMNGHTTCVRLLLDESDSADLTDAADSQGQTPLMLAVAGGHVDAVSLLLEREANVNVANKHGLTALHLGLLCGQEECIQCLLEQEASVLLGDSRGRTSIHLAAARGHASWLSELLSIACSEPPSLPPLRDHSGYTPLHWACYYGHEGCVEVLLEQKGCRCIDGNPFTPLHCAVVNDHEPCASLLLEAMGSDIAGCKDAKGRTPLHAAAFSGHVDCVQLLLSHDAPVDAADQSGRTSLMMAAEKGRVGALEVLLTSANASLSLTDRDGNTTLHLACSNGKEDCVLLILEKLSDTALINATNAALQTPLHLAARSGLKQAVQELLSRGANVQKVDENAPGLPPQAPC, encoded by the exons GAGGCCGTGCGAGTTTTGATCCGCCATTCAGCTGATGTGAACGCACGGGACAAGAACTGGCAGACACCGCTGCATGTGGCTGCAGCCAATAACGCACTGCGATGTGCTGAGGTCATCATCCCGCTGCTGAGTAGTGTCAATGTGTCGGACCGAGGCGGACGCACCGCCCTGCATCACGCAGCCCTCAACGGCCACACTGAG atGGTAAACCTCCTCCTCACTAAAGGAGCCAACATCAACGCCTTCGATAAGAAGGATGGCCGAGCGCTGCACTGGGCAGCTTTCATGG GTCATCTAGATGTGGTGTGTCTGCTGGTGAGTCAGGGGGCGGAGATCAGCTGTAAGGACAAACGGGGATACACTCCCCTCCACACGGCGGCCTCCAGTGGACAGATCGCTGTGGTCAAACACCTCCTCAACCTGGCTGTGGAG ATAGATGAGTCCAATGGGTTTGGGAACACGGCGCTCCACTTGGCCTGTTTTAACGGTCAGGACGCGGTCGTCAGCGAGCTCATCGATTACGGTGCCAACGTGAGCCAGCCCAACAACAAGGGCTTTACCCCACTGCACTTTGCTGCCGCCTCCACACATGGAGCGCTCTGTCTGGAGTTCCTGGTCAACAATGGGGCGGATGTCAACGTACAG AGTCGGGATGGGAAGAGTCCTCTTCACATGACAGCCGTTCATGGGCGGTTCACTCGCTCCCAGACCCTCATTCAGAACG gcGGTGAGATCGACAGTGTGGACAAGGACGGCAACACCCCTCTCCACATTGCTGCCCGTTATGGTCATGAACTCCTCATCAACACACTCATCACCAGTGGAGCAGACTGCACAAG GCGAGGAGTCCATGGCATGTTCCCTCTCCACCTGGCTGCCTTGAATGCCCACTCTGACTGCTGCAGGAAGCTGCTGTCCTCAG GTCGGAGGTTTAGCATAATGTGTAACGACTCGGTCCTGTCCGCAGGCTTCCAGATAGACACTCCTGACACTCTGGGGAGGACCTGCCTgcacgctgctgctgccggaGG TAACGTGGAGTGTGTCAAGTTGCTCCTCAGCAGTGGTGGAGAACACAACAGGAGGGATAAGTGCGGCAG GACCCCCCTCCACTACGCGGCTGCCAGCCGTCACTATCAGTGTTTGGAAACTCTGGTTGCTTGTGGAACCGCCATCAATGCCACTGACCAGTGGGGGCGCTCTGCCCTGCACTATGCCGCCGCCTCGGACCTGGACAGGAG GCGTCGTGTTGCTCTGGAGCCAGAGAGTGAAGGAGTTCAGGCGgagcgagagaaagaggcagCCCT ATGTTTAGAGTTCCTCCTCCAGAGTGGAGCGACGGCTTCTCTCAAAGACAAACAGGGATACAGTCCTGTGCACTACGCTGCAGCCTATGGACACAGGCACTGTCTGGAACTG CTGCTGGACAGAGACGACAGTCACCAAGACGACCCTGAATCTCCAAACGCCAGGAGCCCGCTGCACCTTGCt GCGTACCACGGCCACGCTCAGGCCCTGGAGGTGCTGCtgcagggggagacagaggTGGACCAGCGGGACGAGGCAGGGAGGACACCTCTGGCCCTTGCCGCCCTGCGGGGTCATACTGACTGTGTTCACACCCTCCTCAGCCAGGGGGCGTCGCCACGCACCACCGACACCCAACATGGGCGTACCCCTGTCCACCTGGCAG TGATGAATGGTCACACGACATGTGTGCGCCTCCTGCTGGATGAGTCGGACAGTGCAGACCTCACAGATGCTGCTGACTCTCAGGGACA GACTCCTCTGATGCTGGCGGTGGCGGGGGGTCATGTTGATGCTGTGTCgctgctgctggagagagaAGCCAACGTCAATGTGGCCAATAAGCACGGCCTCACTGCACTGCACCTCGGG CTGCTGTGTGGTCAGGAGGAGTGTATCCAGTGTCTGTTGGAGCAGGAAGCCTCGGTTCTCCTCGGGGACTCGCGAGGTCGTACCTCCATCCACCTGGCCGCCGCCCGAGGCCACGCCTCCTGGCTGAGCGAGCTGCTGAGCATCGCCTGTTCTGAGCCGCCATCCCTGCCCCCGCTGAGAGACCACAGTGGATACACACCGCTGCACTGGGCCTGCTACTACG gtcaTGAGGGCTGTGTGGAGGTTTTGCTGGAGCAGAAGGGCTGTCGCTGTATTGATGGGAACCCCTTCACCCCGCTGCACTGTGCTGT GGTGAACGATCACGAGCCCTGTGcatctctgctgctggaggccaTGGGGTCAGACATCGCTGGCTGCAAGGACGCTAAGGGCAg gACTCCTCTTCATGCTGCAGCGTTCTCGGGCCACGTCGACTGTGTCCAGCTGCTCCTGTCCCACGATGCACCTGTCGATGCTGCAGACCAATCAGGTCGCACCTCACTGATGATGGCGGCTGAGAAGGGCAGAGTCGGAGCCCTCG AGGTGCTGCTGACTAGCGCCAACGCCAGCCTCAGTCTGACGGACAGAGATGGCAACACCACCCTGCATCTAGCTTGCAGTAAT GGAAAGGAAGACTGTGTGTTGTTGATCCTGGAGAAGCTGTCTGACACTGCACTCATAAATGCCACAAATGCAGCGCTGCAAAC TCCTCTCCACCTGGCGGCTCGAAGTGGTCTGAAGCAGGCGGTCCAGGAGCTGCTGTCCCGAGGAGCCAATGTTCAGAAGGTGGATGAGAACG CTCCGGGGCTCCCTCCCCAGGCGCCCTGCTGA
- the ankrd44 gene encoding uncharacterized protein ankrd44 isoform X2, producing the protein MAVLKLADQPPLIQAIFSGDPEEIRMLIYKSEDINALDAEKRTPLHAAAFLGDAEITELLILSGARVNAKDNMWLTPLHRAVASRSEEAVRVLIRHSADVNARDKNWQTPLHVAAANNALRCAEVIIPLLSSVNVSDRGGRTALHHAALNGHTEMVNLLLTKGANINAFDKKDGRALHWAAFMGHLDVVCLLVSQGAEISCKDKRGYTPLHTAASSGQIAVVKHLLNLAVEIDESNGFGNTALHLACFNGQDAVVSELIDYGANVSQPNNKGFTPLHFAAASTHGALCLEFLVNNGADVNVQSRDGKSPLHMTAVHGRFTRSQTLIQNGGEIDSVDKDGNTPLHIAARYGHELLINTLITSGADCTRRGVHGMFPLHLAALNAHSDCCRKLLSSGFQIDTPDTLGRTCLHAAAAGGNVECVKLLLSSGGEHNRRDKCGRTPLHYAAASRHYQCLETLVACGTAINATDQWGRSALHYAAASDLDRRRRVALEPESEGVQAEREKEAALCLEFLLQSGATASLKDKQGYSPVHYAAAYGHRHCLELLLDRDDSHQDDPESPNARSPLHLAAYHGHAQALEVLLQGETEVDQRDEAGRTPLALAALRGHTDCVHTLLSQGASPRTTDTQHGRTPVHLAVMNGHTTCVRLLLDESDSADLTDAADSQGQTPLMLAVAGGHVDAVSLLLEREANVNVANKHGLTALHLGLLCGQEECIQCLLEQEASVLLGDSRGRTSIHLAAARGHASWLSELLSIACSEPPSLPPLRDHSGYTPLHWACYYGHEGCVEVLLEQKGCRCIDGNPFTPLHCAVVNDHEPCASLLLEAMGSDIAGCKDAKGRTPLHAAAFSGHVDCVQLLLSHDAPVDAADQSGRTSLMMAAEKGRVGALEVLLTSANASLSLTDRDGNTTLHLACSNGKEDCVLLILEKLSDTALINATNAALQTPLHLAARSGLKQAVQELLSRGANVQKVDENGLTPALACAPSREVADCLALILATMMPFCSPCSSGAPSPGALLRQLPHQGGKGPGTGPRGPRSPRNPSGPSSEGTTENDSEDSETF; encoded by the exons GAGGCCGTGCGAGTTTTGATCCGCCATTCAGCTGATGTGAACGCACGGGACAAGAACTGGCAGACACCGCTGCATGTGGCTGCAGCCAATAACGCACTGCGATGTGCTGAGGTCATCATCCCGCTGCTGAGTAGTGTCAATGTGTCGGACCGAGGCGGACGCACCGCCCTGCATCACGCAGCCCTCAACGGCCACACTGAG atGGTAAACCTCCTCCTCACTAAAGGAGCCAACATCAACGCCTTCGATAAGAAGGATGGCCGAGCGCTGCACTGGGCAGCTTTCATGG GTCATCTAGATGTGGTGTGTCTGCTGGTGAGTCAGGGGGCGGAGATCAGCTGTAAGGACAAACGGGGATACACTCCCCTCCACACGGCGGCCTCCAGTGGACAGATCGCTGTGGTCAAACACCTCCTCAACCTGGCTGTGGAG ATAGATGAGTCCAATGGGTTTGGGAACACGGCGCTCCACTTGGCCTGTTTTAACGGTCAGGACGCGGTCGTCAGCGAGCTCATCGATTACGGTGCCAACGTGAGCCAGCCCAACAACAAGGGCTTTACCCCACTGCACTTTGCTGCCGCCTCCACACATGGAGCGCTCTGTCTGGAGTTCCTGGTCAACAATGGGGCGGATGTCAACGTACAG AGTCGGGATGGGAAGAGTCCTCTTCACATGACAGCCGTTCATGGGCGGTTCACTCGCTCCCAGACCCTCATTCAGAACG gcGGTGAGATCGACAGTGTGGACAAGGACGGCAACACCCCTCTCCACATTGCTGCCCGTTATGGTCATGAACTCCTCATCAACACACTCATCACCAGTGGAGCAGACTGCACAAG GCGAGGAGTCCATGGCATGTTCCCTCTCCACCTGGCTGCCTTGAATGCCCACTCTGACTGCTGCAGGAAGCTGCTGTCCTCAG GCTTCCAGATAGACACTCCTGACACTCTGGGGAGGACCTGCCTgcacgctgctgctgccggaGG TAACGTGGAGTGTGTCAAGTTGCTCCTCAGCAGTGGTGGAGAACACAACAGGAGGGATAAGTGCGGCAG GACCCCCCTCCACTACGCGGCTGCCAGCCGTCACTATCAGTGTTTGGAAACTCTGGTTGCTTGTGGAACCGCCATCAATGCCACTGACCAGTGGGGGCGCTCTGCCCTGCACTATGCCGCCGCCTCGGACCTGGACAGGAG GCGTCGTGTTGCTCTGGAGCCAGAGAGTGAAGGAGTTCAGGCGgagcgagagaaagaggcagCCCT ATGTTTAGAGTTCCTCCTCCAGAGTGGAGCGACGGCTTCTCTCAAAGACAAACAGGGATACAGTCCTGTGCACTACGCTGCAGCCTATGGACACAGGCACTGTCTGGAACTG CTGCTGGACAGAGACGACAGTCACCAAGACGACCCTGAATCTCCAAACGCCAGGAGCCCGCTGCACCTTGCt GCGTACCACGGCCACGCTCAGGCCCTGGAGGTGCTGCtgcagggggagacagaggTGGACCAGCGGGACGAGGCAGGGAGGACACCTCTGGCCCTTGCCGCCCTGCGGGGTCATACTGACTGTGTTCACACCCTCCTCAGCCAGGGGGCGTCGCCACGCACCACCGACACCCAACATGGGCGTACCCCTGTCCACCTGGCAG TGATGAATGGTCACACGACATGTGTGCGCCTCCTGCTGGATGAGTCGGACAGTGCAGACCTCACAGATGCTGCTGACTCTCAGGGACA GACTCCTCTGATGCTGGCGGTGGCGGGGGGTCATGTTGATGCTGTGTCgctgctgctggagagagaAGCCAACGTCAATGTGGCCAATAAGCACGGCCTCACTGCACTGCACCTCGGG CTGCTGTGTGGTCAGGAGGAGTGTATCCAGTGTCTGTTGGAGCAGGAAGCCTCGGTTCTCCTCGGGGACTCGCGAGGTCGTACCTCCATCCACCTGGCCGCCGCCCGAGGCCACGCCTCCTGGCTGAGCGAGCTGCTGAGCATCGCCTGTTCTGAGCCGCCATCCCTGCCCCCGCTGAGAGACCACAGTGGATACACACCGCTGCACTGGGCCTGCTACTACG gtcaTGAGGGCTGTGTGGAGGTTTTGCTGGAGCAGAAGGGCTGTCGCTGTATTGATGGGAACCCCTTCACCCCGCTGCACTGTGCTGT GGTGAACGATCACGAGCCCTGTGcatctctgctgctggaggccaTGGGGTCAGACATCGCTGGCTGCAAGGACGCTAAGGGCAg gACTCCTCTTCATGCTGCAGCGTTCTCGGGCCACGTCGACTGTGTCCAGCTGCTCCTGTCCCACGATGCACCTGTCGATGCTGCAGACCAATCAGGTCGCACCTCACTGATGATGGCGGCTGAGAAGGGCAGAGTCGGAGCCCTCG AGGTGCTGCTGACTAGCGCCAACGCCAGCCTCAGTCTGACGGACAGAGATGGCAACACCACCCTGCATCTAGCTTGCAGTAAT GGAAAGGAAGACTGTGTGTTGTTGATCCTGGAGAAGCTGTCTGACACTGCACTCATAAATGCCACAAATGCAGCGCTGCAAAC TCCTCTCCACCTGGCGGCTCGAAGTGGTCTGAAGCAGGCGGTCCAGGAGCTGCTGTCCCGAGGAGCCAATGTTCAGAAGGTGGATGAGAACG GTCTGACCCCTGCTCTGGCTTGTGCTCCTAGCAGAGAGGTGGCTGACTGTCTGGCTCTCATTCTGGCTACCATGATGCCTTTCTGCTCCCCTTGCAGCTCCGGGGCTCCCTCCCCAGGCGCCCTGCTGAGGCAGCTGCCCCACCAGGGGGGTAAAGGCCCAGGCACCGGCCCACGGGGGCCACGCAGCCCCAGGAACCCCTCCGGACCCTCCAGCGAGGGAACCACCGAGAACGACTCGGAAGACTCGGAGACCTTCTGA